From the Timaviella obliquedivisa GSE-PSE-MK23-08B genome, one window contains:
- a CDS encoding transposase produces NKDYEHLPQTSETLIYLAMIRIMVRRLA; encoded by the coding sequence TGAACAAAGATTATGAACACCTTCCGCAGACCTCAGAGACTCTGATCTATCTGGCGATGATCCGGATTATGGTGAGGCGATTGGCGTAA